The following nucleotide sequence is from Pseudomonas sp. RC10.
TCCATGTCCCGCGTTACCCTGAGTCGCTATCTGATTGAGCAGACCCGCAGCAATAACACTCCTGCCGATCTGCGCTTCCTTATCGAAGTGGTGGCGCGTGCGTGCAAGGAAATCAGCCACGCAGTATCCAAAGGCGCCCTGGGTGGCGTCCTCGGCAGCATGGGTACTGAGAACGTTCAAGGTGAAGTGCAGAAGAAGCTGGACGTGATGTCCAACGAAATCCTGCTGGAAGCCAACGAATGGGGCGGTCACCTGGCAGGCATGGCGTCCGAAGAAATGGACAACGCCTACCAGATTCCGGGCAAATACCCGAAGGGCGCGTACCTGCTGGTGTTCGACCCACTGGACGGCTCGTCCAACATCGACATCAACGCTCCGGTCGGCACCATCTTCTCGGTGCTGCGTTGCCCGAATGAATACCTGAGCCAGAACGAAGCCCTGAACGAAAAGGCCTTCCTGCAGCCAGGCACGCAACAGGTCGCCGCCGGTTACGCCATCTACGGTCCGCAAACCATGCTGGTCCTGACGCTGGGCGACGGCGTTAAAGGCTTCACCCTGGATCGCGAAATGGGCAGCTTCGTGCTGAGCCATGAAGACATCAAGATTCCGGAGTCCACCCAGGAATTCGCCGTCAACATGTCCAACCAGCGTCACTGGGAAGCCCCGGTCAAACGCTATGTCGAAGAGCTACTGGCCGGTGAAGAAGGCCCGCTGAAGAAGAATTACAACATGCGTTGGGTGGCTGCGATGGTCGCCGACGTGCACCGCATCCTGACCCGTGGCGGTCTGTTCATGTACCCACGCGACGCTCGCGAGCCGTCCAAGCCGGGCAAGCTGCGTTTGATGTACGAAGCCAACCCGATGTCGTTCCTCGTTGAGCAAGCGGGCGGCGCGTCCACCAACGGCCACCAGCGCATCCTCGACATCCAGCCTGAGGGCCTGCACCAGCGTGTGGCGGTGTTCCTGGGCTCGAAAGAGGAAGTGGAACGCGCAACGTCGTACCACCAGGAATAACCGTGAACTCGCCCTGGCTGCCGGTGCTGGCGTGGTGGTTCGGTTCGGCCGAGTCACCGACCGAAATCGCCAAGGCGAAAAACACGCTGTGGTTTGGCAAGAAAGCCTCTCAGGACACCGACGCGCGCCAGCGTTTCGGTGGTCTGGTCGATCAGGCGCTCCAGGGCGAATTGTCCAACTGGACTGAAACGCCCGAAGGCTGGCTCGCCTTGGTTCTGCTCCTCGACCAACTCCCTCGCATGATCTTCCGCGACAGCCCTATGGCCTATGCGGGTGACAAACGTGCTCAAGAATTGGTCCAGGAAGGACTGACGCTTGAACGGGACTTATGGCTGGCCCCGTTGCAACGCACCTTCATCTACCTCGTGCTCGAACACACCGAACACCTCGCCGCCCAGGACGACGCTATCCAGCGGTTCACCGAGCTATTGCCCTTGGTGCCAGACATTGAACGCGGGTATTTCAAACAGACCCTGGATTACGCGAAGAAACACCGCGTGGTGATCGAGAGGTTTGGGCGTTTTCCTCATCGCAATGAGGTGCTGGAGCGGGACTCGACGGAGGAAGAGATGGCGTTTTTGAAAGGGCCCGGGTCGAGGTTTTGAAGGCTACGGACTGCTGCGCAGCAGACGCTTGGTCAACAGTGAGACCATATCCCGACGCACATCCACGACCGCATGAACGAAAACGACTTCTTGGCGAATCTCGTAGATGATCCGGTTAAGACCGGAGATAACCTGCCGGTATTCACTCAAGTTCAGCATTTCAATCTCAGCAGGTACAACCCCCGCTTGTGGCGAAACGGCCAATATCCCTATGGCCTTCTTGATCTGCGCTGAAGTCTCAAACCAGACCGATTGGGAGAACCTGGTCACGACGTAATTGCGAAGCTCTTTCAAATCTGTTTTTGCAGAGTGGAGGATCACAACTTTGAAACTCATTGCGGGCCTGTCCCATCCAGCTCATCAAACACGTCGTCAACGCTTTCGAATTCGCCTCTCTCGATTTCCCTGTTGCCCAGCGCCAGTATCTTCAACAGCGCAAACGTCTCCATTTGTTCCTCGTACGTTTTCACGTCCATCACGACCAACTTTGCTTCGCCATTTTGAGTAATCAACATGGGCTCCCTGCTCTCTGAGATGCTCTTCACGATTTCGGCGGTGTGACTTTTGAGATAGCTGATCGGCTTGATTTGCGATGAAAACTTCACGGTTGAATCCCCCGAAGACAAGACGGACTGATTTTAGTCTTTATTCAGTCCTTAGCACCAACAACAATCCGATGAGCAGGTAGAAGACTTAGAATATGTCTGCTCGTGGTACGTCGTGCACGGAACCAGACCCACCCTTTCTCTTCTAAGCTTTCGGCATGACGTCAGTGCTTTGCGCCAGAGGCCAATCACTGTGACGCTGCCCCCTCTCGATTCAGGAGCTTCACCCATGTCGTTGCGATCTCTCGCGTTGTTATCGTTCTGTGTGCTGCTGGCCGCGTGCAGCAAGATCAATCAGGAAAACTATTCGAAAATCTCGGCGGGGATGTCCAAGGCGCAAATCGAACAATTGCTGGGCAGCCCGACTGAATGCTCGGGTGCGTTGGGGATGTCGAGCTGCACGTGGGGCGACCAGAAGACCTTTATCAGCGTTCAATACGCGGCCGATAAAGTCGTGCTGTATTCGGGTCAGGGGCTGAAATGAAGGTGGGTTTCATGATGCGCGCTGCCGTTGTGGCGCTGGCAACCGTCTGGTTGAGCGCCTGCGCGGTCACGCCGGAAGCGGAATCCATGGCCCCGCGCACGGCGGACCATGTGGACTTGAAACGCTATCAGGGCACTTGGTACGAACTGGCGCGGATGCCGATGTTTTTCCAGCGCAATTGCGCGCAATCCGAGGCGCATTACAAGCTGAAAGACGACGGCAACATCGCCGTGACCAACCGCTGCCGCACGCTGGACGGCAAGTGGGAAGAAGCGACCGGCACGGCGTCGCCGCAAGTTGAAGGCAAGACCGACAAGCTGTGGGTGGTGTTTGACAACTGGTTCTCGCATCTCGCGCCGGGCGTGGCCAAGGGGAATTACTGGGTGTTGTACGTCAGCGACGATTACAAGGTCGCGCTGGTCGGCAACCCGAACCGCAAATACCTGTGGCTGCTGTCGCGTACGGCCCACGTGTCGGAGTCGGTGAAGAACGAGCTGATGATGAAAGCGCAGCAGCAGGGGTATGACACGACCAAGCTGATCTGGCGGATCGAGGATTCGAAGGTGGCGAAAGCCGCCGACTGATCCCCGATTCCACTGACGTACGCACACCCTCTGTAGGAGCGAATTCATTCGCGAAGGTAGACCAGACGACAGATCAGCGTCGGATGCACCCTCGTTTCTCAAATAAATTCGCTTCTACAGACTGATCACCGCTGGTCTTACCCGAGCAATTCCTTCAACACCTGCGCAAACGCGCGGCTGCTTTCCTCTTCGTCCGCGTGCCGCCCGTCACGAATCACCCATTGGCCGTTCACCATGACTTCACGAATCTGCCGGTCGCTGCCCGCGAACAGCCAGCGGTTGAGAATGCCGTCGCCCGACGCCGTGGCCAGATACGGGTCGTTGCCATCCAGCACCAGCCAGTCAGCGCGCTTGCCGACTTCCAGTGCCCCGATCGGCTGACCCATCGCCTGCGAACCGCCCACCAGTGCGGCGTCGTAAAGGGTGCGACCAACCATCGGTTGATCCGGACGGTACAAGCGGTTGCGTCGTTGATCCCGCAGACGCTGCCCATATTCCAGCCAACGCAACTCTTCGACGACGCTGAGCGAAACGTGGCTGTCCGAACCAATGCCCCAACGTCCGCCCTGTGCGATGTAGTCCACCGCCGGGAAAATCCCGTCGCCAAGGTTCGCTTCGGTGGTCAGGCACAGCCCCGCGATGGCGCGACTTTTTGCCATCGAGGCCACTTCGTCAGCCTCGGCGTGGGTTGCGTGCACCAGGCACCAGCGCTCGTCGACCTCGACGTTCTCGTACAGCCATTGCAGCGGGCGACGACCACTCCACGCCAGGCAGTCATCGACTTCCTTCTGCTGTTCGGCAATATGAATGTGAACCGGGCATTGCTTGTCGCTGGCGGCCAGTACATCACTGATCTGCTGTGGGGTGACCGCGCGCAAGGAGTGGAAGCACAAGCCCAACGCTTGCGCAGGTTGTGCGCTGATAATCGGTTTCAGGTCCGATTGCAGGTTCAGGTAGCTTTCGGTGCTATTGATGAATCGACGCTGGCCCTCGTTGGGCGCCAGTCCGCCAAATCCCGAATGGGTGTACAGCACAGGGAGCAGGGTCATGCCGATGCCGACCGAACTCGCCGCCTGGCTGACCTGCAACGCCAGCTCGACAGGGTTGGCGTAAGGCTTGCCGTCTGCGTCCTGATGCACGTAATGGAACTCAGCGACCGAGGTGAAACCGCCCTTGAGCATTTCGATGTACAGCTGACGAGCGATGACGCCCAGTTGCTGCGGACTGATCTGGCCGACGAGGCGATACATCAAGTCGCGCCAGGTCCAAAAGCTGTCGTTGGGGTTGCCCGCCACTTCCGCCAGCCCGGCCATCGCGCGTTGGAACGCGTGGGAGTGCAGATTAGGCATGCCCGGCACCACCGGACCGTTGATCAGTTCGGCGCCCTGACGCTCGGCGTCGGACTGGACGTTGGTCAGAACACCATCAGCACCGACCTCAAAACGCACGTTATTGGCCCAGCCAGTAGGCAATAGCGCTCGTTCGGCAAAGAAAACGGACATCGTTTCGCACCCCTCGCGTGAAATTGTCTATACATATACAGACGTTTGCCTGCCCGGTAAACTGCGGCAAGCTTGTCGGCGCTCGCGTTAATGGTTAGCGTGGGCGCTGGTTACAGCGTATTCACCCACTGTTTTTGCTTATAACAAGGATTTTTCTGTGCCGACTCCGCCTGCCAATTCTCCGCTGGCCGCCCAGATGGGTGACAGTCCGGCGCCGCTCTACGCCCGGGTGAAGCAAATGATCACCCAGCAGATCCAGAACGGAACCTGGCCGCCGCATCATCGCGTGCCGTCCGAAAGCGAACTGGTGACCCAACTGGGCTTCAGCCGCATGACCATCAACCGCGCCCTTCGCGAAATGACTGCCGAAGGCATGCTGGTGCGGATGCAGGGTGTCGGCACGTTCGTCGCCGAACCCAAGACTCAGTCCGCGCTGTTCGAAGTGCACAACATCGCCGACGAAATCGCCTCTCGCGGTCACACCCACACCTGTCAGGTCATCATCCTCTGCGAAGAGGCTGCCGGTTCCGAGCGCGCATTGGCGCTGGACATGCGCGAAGGCCAGCGGGTATTCCATTCGTTGATCGTGCATTTCGAAAATGACATTCCCGTGCAAATCGAGGACCGTTTCGTCAACGCGGCCGTTGCACCCGAGTATCTGCAACAGGACTTCACCAAGCAGACGCCTTACGCCTACCTCAATCAGGTGGCCCCGCTGACCGAAGGTGAGCACGTGGTCGAGGCCATTCTGGCGGACTCGGATGAATGCAAGCTGCTGCAAATTGAAAAAGGCGAACCCTGCCTGCTGGTTCGCCGCCGCACGTGGTCGGGCCGTCAACCGGTGACCGCCGCCCGCCTGATCCACCCCGGCTCACGCCACCGCCTGGAAGGACGTTTCACCAAATGACTCAGCTGACTGTTCTGCGTGCCGCCGACTACCCGCGCATGCCCTGGAAAAACGGCGGTGGCAGCACCGAAGAAATCACCCGCGATGCAGGCGAAGGGCTGGACGGCTTCGGCTGGCGCCTGTCGATTGCGGATATTGGCGAGTCGGGCGGTTTTTCGGTGTTCGCCGGTTACCTGCGCATCATCACGGTGCTGCAAGGCGCGGGCATGACGCTGAACATCGATGGAAAGGACAGCGAAGCGCTGCTGCCGTCCGATCCGTTTGCGTTCAGCGGTGACAGTCAGGTGTCGTGCACGCTGTTGAACGGGCCGATTCGCGACTTCAACCTGATCTACGCTCCAACCCGTTATCGCGCACGCCTGCAGTGGATCGATGTGCTGCAACCTCAGCGTTTCTTCAGCTCGGCGAATGTGTTCGTGGTGTTCAGCGCGGCCGAGCAGATGGCGGCCAACGTGGGCGAGCATCCGCCGCAGTTGCTGGAAAAACACGATTGTTTGCAACTGGATAACAAGGAAGGGGCGCTGGTGGAAGTGGTGCTGTATGCGCCGACGGCGAGTCGGGTTTGTATCATCGAACTCGCTGCAATCTAAAAGCTTCTGCCCGCAGGGCGTAGGAGAGTGACTTGTCCGCGATCTGCCGGGAACCGGCAGCAAGACCATCTGACGCGGTTGTGTCAGGCACACCGTGCACGCAGAATTCGCTGCCGCTTCGCGCCAGATCGCCTGCAAGCAAGGCTCCTACGCCTTCGGCAGAAGCAGTCCGCGTAGCTTTGAAATGATCAACACAAGGACGCGCATGACATCGCCCAGCCCGCAAAAAGAAACCCCACGCGCCCTCGCGGTTCTCGCCAGTTTCCTTGCGTCGGAATCCGCAGGCGGAATCGTGTTGATGGGGGCAGCGCTTGCCGCGATCATCGTCGCCAATTCGCCCATGGCCGCTTTCTACTTCGCCGCGCTTCACAGCGTCTGGGGCGGCCTTTCGGTGGAGTTGTGGATCAACGACGGCCTGATGGCGATCTTCTTTCTGATGGTCGGGCTGGAGATCAAACGTGAAGTGCTCGCCGGTGGCCTCGCCAGTTGGGGCCAGCGCGCCCTGCCCGGTTTTGCGGCGGCGGGAGGGATGCTGGTACCCGCGCTGATCTACGTCGGCATCAATTTGGGCAACGCCGAAACCCTCGGTGGCTGGGCGATTCCGGCGGCCACCGACATTGCCTTCGCGCTGGGCGTGTTGTCGTTGCTCGGCAAGCGCGTGCCCACATCGCTGAAAGTCTTCCTCGCCGCCCTGGCGATTCTCGACGATCTGGGTGCGGTCACGATCATCGCGCTGTTCTACAGCACCGGCCTCAACCTGCCGATGCTCGGCGCTGCGTTCGCAACGCTGGCAGTGCTGGTGATCATGAACCGCATGGGCGTACAACGACTGTTGCCGTATCTGTTGCTGGGCCTGCTGCTGTGGTTTTTCGTCCTGCAATCCGGCGTGCACGCGACGCTGGCCGGTGTTGCGCTGGCGCTGTGCATTCCGCTCGGCACACGGCAGGAAGAGGCCCGTTCGCCGCTGTTGTTGCTGGAGGAAAAGATGCACTACTGGGTCGCGTTTGCCGTGGTGCCGGTGTTCGGGTTTGCCAATGCGGGGGTGTCGCTGTCGGGCGTCAGTCTCGGCAACCTCGTGGACCCGGTGCCGCTGGGGGTTGCGTTGGGTCTGTTCGTCGGCAAGCAGATTGGCGTGTTTCTCGCGGCCACGTTGGCGATTCGGTCGGGATTGGCAACATTGCCCGAGGGCAGTAACTGGATGCAGCTCTACGGTGTCGCGTTGCTGTGCGGGATTGGGTTCACGATGAGCCTGTTCATCGGCAACCTGGCATTCCCCGGCGCGCCGCATTTGATTGACGAGGTAAAAATCGGGGTGCTGATGGGATCGATTTTGTCCGCGCTGGCGGGCATCGCCCTGTTGCGCAGCAAGTTGGCGCAACGCTGAGCCGCTTCCTGAACATTTTTTTCAAACCGCTGCATCCAGATCCGTTTCTGGCGGGTAGTACAGTCAGCAGCCCTTCGCTGCCCACTGAAATACCCTCAGGAGAAACTGCGATGAACGCTAAACACTACTTCTGCCTGGCAGCCAGCGCCCTGGCCCTGACGTGTGCATCCTCAGCTTTCGCTCAAACAGAAGTGCCCGACAGCATCAAGGTCCCGGCCGGTCACAAAGTCAGCATGGAAACCACTGGCGTTGGCGAAATCACCTACGAGTGCAAAACCAAAGCAGACAACGCCAGCGAAATGGCATGGACGTTCGTCGGCCCCAAGGCGGTGCTCAATGATCGCAAGGGCCAACAGGTCGGGACCTACTTCGGCCCACCGGCAACGTGGGAAGCGAAAGACGGTTCGAAAATCACCGGCACCCAGTTGGCGGTTGCGCCATCGGGCGAGGGCAACCTGCCGTATCAACTGGTCAAGGCCAATCCCGCCGAAGGTAAAGGCGCCATGCACGGCGTCACCTACATTCAACGCGTCGCGCTCAAAGGCGGCGTAGCCCCTTCCACGACGTGTTCGGCCGCCAACAAAGGCGCGAAAGAAGTGGTCAAGTATCAGGCTGATTACATTTTCTGGGCCAGCAACTGATCACGACGGTTTCAGAGGTCTTGCGCAGTAAACGGGCTATGCTCCTGCGCAAGCGACCTCACCCGTGATCGCACACACTCCCATGGATGGCCGATCAATTTGTCCACACCTCAGACACCGTTTGACTATGAAGCAGCGTTGCTTGCCTGCGCCCGCGGTGAACGGCGGGCGCTGCAACGTCTTTATGAGCAGGAAAGCCCGCGTCTGCTTGGTGTGGTGCAACGCATCGTGATCGACCGCGCGCGTGCCGAGGACATCGTGCACGACGCCTTTATCAAGATATGGAGCAGCGCGGCGAGTTTCGACCCCTCCCGTGGCAGCGCCCGTGGGTGGATGTTCACGGTGGCGCGACATTTTGCGCTCAACAGTGTGCGCAACAGCGCGCGGGAAGTGTCTATGGACGATGACCATGACAGCCACGTGCAAACAACGGTCGAGGGCTGGCAAGAGACCCAAGACGCCTTCGATTGGCGGGTCAACCCGGGCCGGATTCACACCTGCCTCGAACAACTGGAGCCGGTGCGTCGCAACTGTATTTTTCATGCTTACGTCGATGGCTACTCTCATCAACAGATCGCGCAAAAGCTGGGCGCCCCCTTGGGCACGGTGAAAGCCTGGATCAAGCGCAGCCTGGCTTCGCTGCGGGAGTGCATAGGATGATCGAACAACCAGGCACCCCCTCTGACGACGATGTCCAGTCCCTGGCCGGTGAATACGTACTGGGCACGCTCTCCGCTGGGCAACGGGCTGACGTTCAGCAGCGCCTTGAACACAATGTTGCGCTACGCAGGGCGGTCGACGAGTGGGAAGCCCGATTGCTCTCGCTCACTGATCTGGCAGAGCCGCAGACGCCGCCCACCTCTCTCTGGAACAGAATCGAGCACAGCCTCGATTCGTTGTCGGTTTTGTCACAGCCACGAGTGGATCGAGCGCCGCGTTGGTGGGACAGCCTTAACCTGTGGCGCAGCGTCGCCGGTTTTGGGGTCGCCGCTTCGGTGGTATTGGCGGCATTGCTGGTGACGCAGCATGCACCCAAACCGGTGCCTTCTTACCTGGTGGTGCTCGTCGCGCCGCAGGACAAGGCGCCGGGCTGGGTGATTCAGGCCAGCGACAGCCGTGATATTCAGCTGATCCCGTTGGGCGAAACCTCGATACCCGAAGACAAGGCGCTGCAATTCTGGACCAAGGCCGACGATTGGCAGGGCCCGGTATCGCTTGGGCTGGTCAAGCCAGGCCAAGTGCTGAGCGTACCGCTGGACAGCCTGCCGCCGCTGCAGCCCAACCAGTTATTCGAGCTGACCCTTGAGAAATCCACAGGCTCGCCGATTAACAAACCAACAGGTCCGATTCAATTCATCGGTCGCGCGGTGAAGGTGATTTGAGCCGCTGGCGAAATGAATAGATGGGTGCTGACGAACCGACCCTGAAAATTCGCCCTCCGTGCGTCGTAACGATGTGTTTCAGGAATGCGTCGGCGGTTATTCTCAGCACTACATCGCACACGCATCTGGTGCGCCGTCGGGCACGGTAAACGCCTGTATCGAGCACGGCGCTGCCGTGTGGCGGGAGTGTTTTTGGATGAGTGAAAAACAAGACAAGATTCCGGATCTCGACGTTCAGACCTTGGCCGGCGAGTACGTGCTCGGCACACTCACGGCTGAGCAACGGGTTGAGGTACAAGAGCGTCTGGCCCATGACCCGGCCTTGCGCAAGGCCATTGATGGCTGGCGGTCCCGGCTGCTGACCCTGACCGAAATGGCCGAACCGCAGAAAACACCACCGCCAAGACTCTGGGGGCGGATCGACCGTACGATCGGTACGCTGCCGTTCACGCAGCCGGGTGGCAAAGCTCAGCGACTGAAGCGTCGCAGCCAGTGGTGGGACAACGCCGGATTGTGGCGCGGGCTGGCAGGCATGGGATTGGCCGCCTCGGTGATTCTGACCACTCAGTTGCTGGGCCAGATTCCGACCCCGCCAGCGCCAGCCTTTCTGGCCGTGCTCTCTTCCCCCGAAAATCACACCGCCAGTTGGGTTATTCAGGCGAGCAACCTGCGCGGTATCGAACTGGTGCCGGTGGACAAGGTCGAGGTGCCACTGGGCAAGGTGTTGCAGTTCTGGACCCAGGCGGATGATTGGGAAGGGCCGATATCTCTCGGACTCGTCGGACCGGGCCAGACGCTGAACGTGCCAACGGATCGCTTGCCGCCACTGCAACCCAATCAGGTGTTCGAGCTGTCGCTGGAAAAGGCCGGTGGCTCGCCGATCAACAAGCCAAGCGGGCCGATTCAGTTCATCGGTAAAGCGGTGAAGGCGGGTTGAGCGACAACGGCTGACTGAATGCAATCCTGTCAGCCGTCGCTCGGTGCACCGCCGTGCCTACCAGCGCAAAACCCGAGGCCCGACCAGCGCACCGATTACGGTGGATGCCACCAACCCCATGAGATACCAGACGCCCCAGAACGGAATTTCCATTTCAGGGCAGTGCAGGCAGTAGGCGATGGTCGCCAGCGAACCGGCGAGCAACCCGCCGCTGGCCCCCGCCAGACGCAAACGGGTCGGCGCCATGCCACGCAGCGCCCAGAAAATTGAAATGAAGCCCGGAATCGACAACAGCACAATGTTGATCGCGCAGACTTTCCAGGTTTTGCCAAAGATCATCGCGACACGCGCGTCGGCAGGCGCCTGCATCAAGGCAATCACCCCCGCCAGCCAGACCAGCAATACGCCCGCCCCCACCACCCAGCGCCCCGAACCCGCGCTCAGACCAGGTCGCGCCAGACGAAGGACCATCCACAACGAACCCGCGCCCAGGCACGCCGGGAACGCGATTTTGCCCCAGAACAGCGGCGTCTGGGCAGCCTCCATCAGGTCAGGCCGGGCGCCAAACTTCACCAACACCATCAATAACGAACCCAGCGCGGCGAGCACCACTGCGAGGCCGAAACGCTTGGCAAGCTGCCCGCGATCAACCGGGGCGACGCCGCCCGCGAGCATGGAAATCAGATCATCGGTTTTCATCGTGTACCTCGTATGCGTGCCGCCAGCGCCTTGAGGCCGCGATGCACGCCAATCTTGACCGCCGACTCGGAAAGCCCGGTCATCTTCGCGGTTTCTGTCACCGACAACCCCTCAAGCTTCACGTGCATGATCGGCAAGCGCTGACGGTCAGGCAGATCGCCCAACAGCTTGCTCAAATCGCGACTGGCCTGTGCAGGCTCAAGCTCAGGTTCGGCGAACAGCTCGGCGGTGTCGTCCAGCGAGTCGTTGAACACATCGCCCCTGGACCTCGCACGGTAAAAATCCGTGAGTTTATAGCGAGCAATGGCAAACACCCAGGCAGTGAGCGGTTGATCGACCCGATACGTGTGCCTGGCGTTGTGCACGGCCAGTAGCACTTCTTGCAGCAAATCTTCGA
It contains:
- a CDS encoding formimidoylglutamate deiminase codes for the protein MSVFFAERALLPTGWANNVRFEVGADGVLTNVQSDAERQGAELINGPVVPGMPNLHSHAFQRAMAGLAEVAGNPNDSFWTWRDLMYRLVGQISPQQLGVIARQLYIEMLKGGFTSVAEFHYVHQDADGKPYANPVELALQVSQAASSVGIGMTLLPVLYTHSGFGGLAPNEGQRRFINSTESYLNLQSDLKPIISAQPAQALGLCFHSLRAVTPQQISDVLAASDKQCPVHIHIAEQQKEVDDCLAWSGRRPLQWLYENVEVDERWCLVHATHAEADEVASMAKSRAIAGLCLTTEANLGDGIFPAVDYIAQGGRWGIGSDSHVSLSVVEELRWLEYGQRLRDQRRNRLYRPDQPMVGRTLYDAALVGGSQAMGQPIGALEVGKRADWLVLDGNDPYLATASGDGILNRWLFAGSDRQIREVMVNGQWVIRDGRHADEEESSRAFAQVLKELLG
- a CDS encoding DUF924 family protein; translation: MNSPWLPVLAWWFGSAESPTEIAKAKNTLWFGKKASQDTDARQRFGGLVDQALQGELSNWTETPEGWLALVLLLDQLPRMIFRDSPMAYAGDKRAQELVQEGLTLERDLWLAPLQRTFIYLVLEHTEHLAAQDDAIQRFTELLPLVPDIERGYFKQTLDYAKKHRVVIERFGRFPHRNEVLERDSTEEEMAFLKGPGSRF
- a CDS encoding HutD family protein codes for the protein MTQLTVLRAADYPRMPWKNGGGSTEEITRDAGEGLDGFGWRLSIADIGESGGFSVFAGYLRIITVLQGAGMTLNIDGKDSEALLPSDPFAFSGDSQVSCTLLNGPIRDFNLIYAPTRYRARLQWIDVLQPQRFFSSANVFVVFSAAEQMAANVGEHPPQLLEKHDCLQLDNKEGALVEVVLYAPTASRVCIIELAAI
- the bamE gene encoding outer membrane protein assembly factor BamE; its protein translation is MSLRSLALLSFCVLLAACSKINQENYSKISAGMSKAQIEQLLGSPTECSGALGMSSCTWGDQKTFISVQYAADKVVLYSGQGLK
- a CDS encoding type II toxin-antitoxin system Phd/YefM family antitoxin encodes the protein MKFSSQIKPISYLKSHTAEIVKSISESREPMLITQNGEAKLVVMDVKTYEEQMETFALLKILALGNREIERGEFESVDDVFDELDGTGPQ
- a CDS encoding anti-sigma factor, giving the protein MSEKQDKIPDLDVQTLAGEYVLGTLTAEQRVEVQERLAHDPALRKAIDGWRSRLLTLTEMAEPQKTPPPRLWGRIDRTIGTLPFTQPGGKAQRLKRRSQWWDNAGLWRGLAGMGLAASVILTTQLLGQIPTPPAPAFLAVLSSPENHTASWVIQASNLRGIELVPVDKVEVPLGKVLQFWTQADDWEGPISLGLVGPGQTLNVPTDRLPPLQPNQVFELSLEKAGGSPINKPSGPIQFIGKAVKAG
- the hutC gene encoding histidine utilization repressor; this translates as MGDSPAPLYARVKQMITQQIQNGTWPPHHRVPSESELVTQLGFSRMTINRALREMTAEGMLVRMQGVGTFVAEPKTQSALFEVHNIADEIASRGHTHTCQVIILCEEAAGSERALALDMREGQRVFHSLIVHFENDIPVQIEDRFVNAAVAPEYLQQDFTKQTPYAYLNQVAPLTEGEHVVEAILADSDECKLLQIEKGEPCLLVRRRTWSGRQPVTAARLIHPGSRHRLEGRFTK
- a CDS encoding class 1 fructose-bisphosphatase, encoding MSRVTLSRYLIEQTRSNNTPADLRFLIEVVARACKEISHAVSKGALGGVLGSMGTENVQGEVQKKLDVMSNEILLEANEWGGHLAGMASEEMDNAYQIPGKYPKGAYLLVFDPLDGSSNIDINAPVGTIFSVLRCPNEYLSQNEALNEKAFLQPGTQQVAAGYAIYGPQTMLVLTLGDGVKGFTLDREMGSFVLSHEDIKIPESTQEFAVNMSNQRHWEAPVKRYVEELLAGEEGPLKKNYNMRWVAAMVADVHRILTRGGLFMYPRDAREPSKPGKLRLMYEANPMSFLVEQAGGASTNGHQRILDIQPEGLHQRVAVFLGSKEEVERATSYHQE
- a CDS encoding DUF1109 domain-containing protein — encoded protein: MKTDDLISMLAGGVAPVDRGQLAKRFGLAVVLAALGSLLMVLVKFGARPDLMEAAQTPLFWGKIAFPACLGAGSLWMVLRLARPGLSAGSGRWVVGAGVLLVWLAGVIALMQAPADARVAMIFGKTWKVCAINIVLLSIPGFISIFWALRGMAPTRLRLAGASGGLLAGSLATIAYCLHCPEMEIPFWGVWYLMGLVASTVIGALVGPRVLRW
- a CDS encoding lipocalin family protein, coding for MAPRTADHVDLKRYQGTWYELARMPMFFQRNCAQSEAHYKLKDDGNIAVTNRCRTLDGKWEEATGTASPQVEGKTDKLWVVFDNWFSHLAPGVAKGNYWVLYVSDDYKVALVGNPNRKYLWLLSRTAHVSESVKNELMMKAQQQGYDTTKLIWRIEDSKVAKAAD
- a CDS encoding type II toxin-antitoxin system RelE/ParE family toxin — protein: MSFKVVILHSAKTDLKELRNYVVTRFSQSVWFETSAQIKKAIGILAVSPQAGVVPAEIEMLNLSEYRQVISGLNRIIYEIRQEVVFVHAVVDVRRDMVSLLTKRLLRSSP
- a CDS encoding anti-sigma factor encodes the protein MIEQPGTPSDDDVQSLAGEYVLGTLSAGQRADVQQRLEHNVALRRAVDEWEARLLSLTDLAEPQTPPTSLWNRIEHSLDSLSVLSQPRVDRAPRWWDSLNLWRSVAGFGVAASVVLAALLVTQHAPKPVPSYLVVLVAPQDKAPGWVIQASDSRDIQLIPLGETSIPEDKALQFWTKADDWQGPVSLGLVKPGQVLSVPLDSLPPLQPNQLFELTLEKSTGSPINKPTGPIQFIGRAVKVI
- a CDS encoding DUF3455 domain-containing protein, coding for MNAKHYFCLAASALALTCASSAFAQTEVPDSIKVPAGHKVSMETTGVGEITYECKTKADNASEMAWTFVGPKAVLNDRKGQQVGTYFGPPATWEAKDGSKITGTQLAVAPSGEGNLPYQLVKANPAEGKGAMHGVTYIQRVALKGGVAPSTTCSAANKGAKEVVKYQADYIFWASN
- the nhaA gene encoding Na+/H+ antiporter NhaA, with the translated sequence MTSPSPQKETPRALAVLASFLASESAGGIVLMGAALAAIIVANSPMAAFYFAALHSVWGGLSVELWINDGLMAIFFLMVGLEIKREVLAGGLASWGQRALPGFAAAGGMLVPALIYVGINLGNAETLGGWAIPAATDIAFALGVLSLLGKRVPTSLKVFLAALAILDDLGAVTIIALFYSTGLNLPMLGAAFATLAVLVIMNRMGVQRLLPYLLLGLLLWFFVLQSGVHATLAGVALALCIPLGTRQEEARSPLLLLEEKMHYWVAFAVVPVFGFANAGVSLSGVSLGNLVDPVPLGVALGLFVGKQIGVFLAATLAIRSGLATLPEGSNWMQLYGVALLCGIGFTMSLFIGNLAFPGAPHLIDEVKIGVLMGSILSALAGIALLRSKLAQR
- a CDS encoding sigma-70 family RNA polymerase sigma factor; translation: MSTPQTPFDYEAALLACARGERRALQRLYEQESPRLLGVVQRIVIDRARAEDIVHDAFIKIWSSAASFDPSRGSARGWMFTVARHFALNSVRNSAREVSMDDDHDSHVQTTVEGWQETQDAFDWRVNPGRIHTCLEQLEPVRRNCIFHAYVDGYSHQQIAQKLGAPLGTVKAWIKRSLASLRECIG